A single region of the Flammeovirga agarivorans genome encodes:
- a CDS encoding DUF1987 domain-containing protein, translating to MKILNLAGTEDTPKVILDKENELFEISGRSLPEDSAEFFAPILNWIEEYADDKNDETRFLFKLEYFNTASSKLILDVLSKLEEIEGVTVVWYYHEDDEDMQEAGEEFEELVELEFEFETY from the coding sequence ATGAAAATCCTTAATCTAGCCGGAACGGAGGATACACCGAAAGTCATCTTAGATAAAGAAAATGAACTATTCGAAATCTCGGGTAGATCACTTCCTGAAGATTCAGCAGAATTTTTTGCCCCAATTCTTAATTGGATTGAAGAATACGCTGATGACAAAAATGATGAGACAAGATTTCTTTTTAAACTTGAATACTTCAACACTGCTTCTTCTAAATTAATCTTAGATGTATTATCTAAACTTGAAGAAATTGAAGGTGTAACAGTTGTATGGTACTATCATGAAGATGATGAGGACATGCAGGAAGCTGGAGAAGAATTTGAAGAATTAGTTGAATTAGAATTTGAATTCGAAACTTACTAA